The [Pseudomonas] carboxydohydrogena genome includes a window with the following:
- a CDS encoding efflux RND transporter periplasmic adaptor subunit, translating into MTVPAEDDPHSQRPAGETETSAHAHKPVRMRKWIIIIGGALALLVFLFVGFNAFREHMIAQFFANMKPPPVSVAVVDAKSEVLPNLITTIGDLAAVHQVDVSADVSGRVTDILFTAGATVKKGDPLVQLFDAPDQADLVSYKAQTLNAQLALDRAKALLARSFGPQATVDQAQAAFDQASASVAKTEAVISQKLVRAPFDGQLGVRRVEVGQYLSAGTLIVTLTDLSKVYANITVTEKDRAIIAVGQDVQILVDAYPGRTFKGKITTIEPQISSDTRNVRVQATLDNPEHLLKPGMFATVSIVLPAEPAQVTLPETAVDYTLYGDSVFLVKENKDKDGKSSLTAERVPVTTGIRIHGQVAIKKGVNSGDRVVAVGQLKLQSGAAIEISSDQPPPIPAQPPRY; encoded by the coding sequence ATGACCGTTCCTGCCGAAGACGATCCGCATTCGCAGCGGCCTGCCGGTGAAACCGAAACCTCTGCGCATGCGCACAAGCCTGTTCGCATGCGCAAATGGATCATCATTATTGGCGGCGCGCTTGCTCTGCTGGTGTTCCTGTTCGTGGGTTTCAACGCTTTTCGCGAGCACATGATCGCGCAGTTCTTCGCCAACATGAAGCCGCCGCCGGTCAGCGTGGCCGTGGTGGATGCCAAGAGCGAAGTCCTGCCGAACCTGATTACCACGATCGGCGATCTCGCCGCCGTGCATCAGGTGGATGTCTCCGCCGATGTCAGCGGCCGCGTCACCGACATTCTGTTTACGGCGGGCGCGACGGTGAAGAAGGGCGATCCGCTGGTGCAACTGTTCGATGCGCCGGATCAGGCTGACCTTGTCAGCTACAAAGCGCAGACGCTGAACGCGCAGCTCGCGCTCGACCGCGCCAAGGCGCTGCTTGCCAGATCGTTCGGCCCGCAGGCGACCGTCGATCAGGCGCAGGCCGCGTTTGATCAGGCAAGCGCAAGCGTCGCCAAGACCGAAGCCGTGATCTCGCAGAAACTCGTTCGCGCTCCGTTTGACGGACAGCTCGGCGTGCGCCGCGTGGAAGTCGGCCAGTACCTGAGCGCAGGTACGCTGATCGTGACGCTGACGGATTTGTCGAAGGTCTATGCCAACATCACCGTGACGGAAAAGGATCGCGCCATCATCGCGGTCGGGCAGGATGTCCAGATTCTGGTCGATGCCTATCCGGGCCGCACGTTCAAGGGCAAGATCACCACCATCGAGCCGCAGATTTCCTCCGATACGCGCAACGTGCGCGTGCAGGCGACCCTCGACAATCCCGAGCATCTCTTGAAGCCGGGCATGTTCGCGACTGTCTCGATCGTGCTGCCGGCGGAGCCCGCGCAGGTGACGTTGCCGGAAACGGCGGTCGATTACACGCTGTATGGCGACTCCGTTTTCCTGGTGAAGGAAAACAAGGACAAGGACGGCAAGTCGTCGTTGACCGCGGAGCGCGTGCCGGTCACCACCGGCATTCGCATTCACGGGCAGGTGGCGATCAAGAAGGGCGTCAATTCCGGCGACCGGGTCGTCGCGGTAGGCCAGCTCAAGCTTCAGTCCGGCGCGGCCATCGAAATCTCGTCCGATCAGCCGCCGCCGATTCCGGCGCAGCCGCCGCGTTACTGA
- a CDS encoding TetR/AcrR family transcriptional regulator, producing the protein MAFKRMSGDSRRRQILDAAKQCFAQYGFAGTTTRKVATAACISEGLLFRHFATKAALHAEILSEACEADPDLRRLLELEPCSETLAILMQEMVAHFLEIRSLQTREDEERLRLSFSSHLDDGEFARLLFEKVASLISPLFIASLESAIATGDAVRVQGRPIDLFWFVHHILYSLALTRLPETPSLDYPADDALANELNGFILRALGVKADFIAAHLKNAASFPISQHLIPESA; encoded by the coding sequence ATGGCATTTAAGCGCATGAGTGGCGATTCGCGCCGGCGGCAGATTCTGGATGCGGCGAAGCAATGCTTCGCGCAATACGGATTCGCCGGCACCACGACGAGAAAGGTGGCGACCGCCGCCTGCATCTCGGAAGGGCTGCTGTTTCGTCATTTCGCGACCAAAGCCGCGCTGCACGCCGAAATCCTCTCGGAGGCCTGCGAGGCCGATCCCGACCTCCGGCGGCTGCTTGAACTTGAGCCTTGCAGCGAAACCCTCGCCATTCTGATGCAGGAGATGGTTGCCCATTTCCTTGAGATCCGCAGCCTTCAGACTCGCGAGGATGAGGAGCGGCTGCGCCTGAGCTTTTCCAGTCATCTCGACGATGGGGAATTCGCGCGTCTCCTGTTTGAAAAAGTCGCGAGCCTGATCTCGCCGCTGTTCATCGCCTCGCTTGAGAGCGCCATCGCCACGGGCGACGCCGTGCGTGTCCAGGGAAGGCCGATCGACCTGTTCTGGTTCGTGCATCACATTCTCTATTCGCTCGCGCTGACGCGGCTGCCAGAAACGCCTTCGCTCGACTATCCGGCGGACGATGCTCTCGCGAACGAACTGAACGGTTTCATCCTGCGTGCGCTCGGAGTGAAGGCGGATTTCATCGCCGCCCATCTCAAGAACGCCGCGTCATTCCCGATATCGCAGCATCTTATTCCTGAAAGTGCCTGA